One window of Pyxicephalus adspersus chromosome 4, UCB_Pads_2.0, whole genome shotgun sequence genomic DNA carries:
- the CST3 gene encoding cystatin-C: MAKLVFVAVFSVIVAVCFGTRLIGAPRQMTENDNGVQEALRVAMYEYNKASNDMYQSRPVRVHNATMQVVNGIKYDMFVDVKRTVCRKPVTDVKGCAFHDTPSLAETTVCHFVVLNRMWASEITLEINECN, encoded by the exons ATGGCGAAGCTTGTGTTTGTGGCTGTGTTTTCGGTGATTGTAGCCGTGTGTTTCGGCACGAGGCTTATCGGTGCTCCGAGGCAGATGACAGAAAATGATAATGGTGTACAGGAAGCACTGAGGGTTGCGATGTATGAATATAACAAGGCCAGCAATGACATGTATCAGAGCCGCCCGGTGAGGGTTCACAACGCCACCATGCAG gtggtaAATGGAATTAAATATGACATGTTCGTTGATGTTAAACGTACAGTATGCAGAAAACCAGTCACGGATGTTAAAGGGTGTGCATTCCATGATACACCTTCCCTTGCTGAG ACTACAGTGTGCCACTTTGTGGTCTTGAATCGTATGTGGGCTTCAGAAATTACCTTGGAGATAAACGAATGCAATTAA